The genomic region CATTACCAGAGAACTCTATGTGGGAAGGATATCATAAAAATAAACAGATGATGGTGAATAGTATTTCAAAGGAACATAAGATGCTCCTCCGGTTTTTTAACGGAGAGTTTGATTATATTTATGAAGAATGCAAAAAAGATAGAACTACACTAGGTTGGAGTAGCAGTTTTAAGGGAACTGTTGTACCACTGTTTATTTTGCTATTAGACAAGAATAATAAGATTACAAAAGCTGGGCAACGATTGATAGATGGAATAGAATACAAAATGGGATTCACTGGAGACTATAGACAAAGCTTTACGGATCAATTTTTATACTGGAAAGAAAAAGTAATCCTCAGAAGTGAGCAATATGAAAAGTATATTGGGTGGCTGAAGGAAGAAATAGAAAAAAGAACTGAGTCTGTGGTAGGGGGAAGTCACCGGAAAAGCTATTACAAGGTAGCTGCACTAATAACAGCATTAGGTGAAACATTGGAGTCAAATGGGAAGTTACATGGAAGAATGGTTACAATAGAACATTATAAGAAAATGCATCCGAAAAAAAGAGCATTTAAAACAGAATTTGGGCAGCTTAATGAGGAGTAAGTGAATAAATAATATTCCAAATGAAGGAGATACTGGATTAATAAGACTAACCCAGAGAAAGCAATTAAAGAATTGACTATAGTGCTTATGTATTTAACAAGATATAATGAAGCAGATCGTTTCGGCTCGAATTATGATTTGTCTTGGAAGGGATATGATTTTGATATTATTAATGAACTAGATGAGGAAGATTATATTCGACAAGGTAGCCATCGATCCAAGTCTGTAGCAATTACGGAAGATGGGATAAAATTAGCAAAAAAACTATTGCATAAATACAACGTAATGGATTGGAAGTAGGAGGGTAGACATGGTTTTTAAATACATATTAAAACCTACTAAAACATATTGAAGCATTAAGGGTTTTATATTATCATAATACGTGTAAAGAGACTAACTATATGAAGTCAAGAAAAATTTCGTATTTAAAGAAGTCATGAAGAAAATAATTTTAAAGACATCTATTACAAAAAAATGCATGACAAACAGAGCAACTCAGTTGCTCTGAAAAAAATAGATT from Serpentinicella alkaliphila harbors:
- a CDS encoding DUF6429 family protein, with amino-acid sequence MKELTIVLMYLTRYNEADRFGSNYDLSWKGYDFDIINELDEEDYIRQGSHRSKSVAITEDGIKLAKKLLHKYNVMDWK